The stretch of DNA gacggaggatggagcagagtggagattctgcggccaaactctgtcataacaccagcagagatgggaactaggtggtacttaaaactgataagctgcatacttgctgccctgagccaacggtctgtcatcttttgacaaaatgctgtcctttgtgtgaactttgcttcattataatgcattttaatacgaaaacacacctccacctccaatgctacccgcctccaaagtgagaccacccctctttgagcatgctctttgaattttttgtggcatatacctttaaaagtgaagcgaggaaaatttacaccaataacaataaaggtatgtatgactagagtcactcaagctccaccttgaaaatgaaaaacagtataaaaatgacccaaaaagtggggggctttagggaagacatcatcgtggatgagccgaggaagaccccatcagctgactactctcgactcctgggaccggtcgacgggctggacctttcttcccccccatagggacgcctttgggtaagacttgcactgtatccagtgcttccccgggaaaattaggaatctctatataaagttacttttttacttttatactttaaagccaggctgtattattcataactttgttgcgcggttgtataccttattatttgcacgtgcttttgcagacagtgtatttatcactggcaatccacaagaacctgtatctgttgctttaataaactgcactgtttaagtagctaatcgtaaatctctcattgaacgtgaccagctccctcagtgtggccgtgctagttcgtgagcacgattagactgaaggtgcagtgcactattagtgcatccggaatcgtgattattcaatatattgaatgggaccggactgatagtggcaaattgggcatcactcagaatctaagcctagccgcacccagcccctctaatatctgaggaccagctggaaagcaagggggtttattttctgccaaattattttaccctttcatgCAACATGGAGCCACACTTTACCTCTCAGTAAATACTTGCCAGCAGGCACATCTGGCAGTCCTAGCCTGCAgccagaggaagaaaggattAGTTGGTAACACAGAGCTGATGCCTTCTTACCTCTCATCATTTGGACCATGCAGTGGATTCTGCCCTCCCAAGCCAAAATATGCTGATGTAATCTCTAATGAACATGATGTCCCCCACTTGGAAGTGGGGATTCAGTCCCCCAGCAGCATTTGTGACAATCAAGATCTCCACCCCCAGGAGAAAGAAGACCCTTATGGGAAAGGTGACCTGCAAGAGCCAGAGGCATATATGCCATGAGTATCACAATTAGTAGACAGCTACTAGAAGATCTGCAGTATCCCAAGTTGTGGACAGCTTACATGATGCAGAGAAGGGTCTATATGAGGCTACAAGGAGACATACCTTTTTCTccaattttaaatattcctctaatttaaatagaaagaaTTTTAGTGGTTTTAAGCATATTAAAACCTGATCTTTAAATGAAGACCATTAAAATTCAAGCCCACATTTCCTACAGTTGCATTAAGGTCAAATAAACATAGTACAAAAAGAACATACAGATAGTTTTCCCTTGCTGCCAAGGTCTTGCAGAAATCAAGCCACTGTGCTGATTGAAGTAACTACTTATGCACATGGACTTGCACATAAGTAGTTACTTCAACTCAATACTACAGCTCAATACTTGGAGTGTAATTGATAAACCAGCTTTTTACAGCAGCGATGCCATTTTACAGGACCATAGAggttattttattaatttcattttattcacaaGTTCACTTCACTGACCTGCTTATCCAAAATTGAGGAACAACTgggaactggaaaaaaattgacAAGTTTGATTTTGAGGAGTCAAGAAGGAATCAGGATATCTGCTACCTCTAAAATGCTAAAGGAGCTGTGAGCAGAAAAGTTTCCTAACTATGGACATCCCTTCTTTAAGAAATTAGATCATTTTAATAGACAAGCATGTCTGATAAACCTAGTTTTGTATCaagtgcatttaaaataatgttccccccctcccccagaAACTGATTGGTGCCAAGTATTACAGTTTATATCCAAATGCAAACTGacctaataaaaaaaaccaagcacaaCACTATCAGCCAGTAAATTAAGATTATTGTGTATATTAATCTGCCTTGACTGATATACCATTTTCCCCTTGAGTATAGCAGGACTAGCCCCTCTGCATGGCTGTGCAGCATCAGCTTCACCTAGCAGAAGCTGCCTACCTCTTGGTTTGAGCTCCCAATTTTTGGGGGAGAAATCTCGAATCTAAGCACGATTGCAAGAGCAATGTAAGTTCATGCAAGAGCTAACCTCCTGCAGGTAGATAAAAGCAAGCAGTCCCTTTTGCAACTTTTACAGCACATCTCCCCCTGCATGGATGATTTTAAGGAGAACTCACTGTGCTGATAGAGTACCCTTCATAATAGTGGAAACGTCCCTGCCTACACACGCAGAGCTGTCCATTCAGCTCCCCAAACACCAATCTGCCAAGATGCCCTGCAAATGGCAATTAATAGTACCATTTCAGGTCTCGAGGTCTTTGACTTTAGAAGCATTTGTCAGTTGATGATTATACGTTACAGCAGGGCCAAGCGCTGTGAAACCAGGAGCTGAAAGTCAAATAAATATCAGcacagaaatatgtattttattactttttcttacTGTGAACACACATTTCACCACTGAGACTGGTTTGCAGACCAATGCAAAGTGGTGCACATCATTGACTTATCTCTCCATATGGCTCTATTGCAGGCTGCCGCTGATGGGATGCTGATGCCCTGGGTTGTACTAACCTGTGCTCTGAGGGAAGTGAGGGATGTCCTCATACAGAAAGACTGTCTTGTTATCCAACACATCAGCCAGACCTCCCAGTCTAGATCCACAGATGATAGCAGTCTTTGGGTGCTAGACAGTGCAGGCACACAACCAATCTGCTGCTTCCTTATATACCTCATAGCTATTTCTACAGAAGGAGAACAGGTCAGTGAGGCTATCAACCCATCCAAAGAACAAGCTTCAAAGGAAAggttcaaagaaaaagaaatttcactAAGACTAAAATAATAGGGGCTTCAATGCTATTATTGAAGAGGTTTCACTTTTAATCTCATATTTTACCCCTGGCCACAGGCAAGCATTTGAATCCTCTTTACCGTTTTCATTCTATAGTAGAAGAATGGCTCATGATACATAGATCACAGAAATGTCACCACTCCTGTTTCTGAGGGGCTCTGGCATCTCCCAAGTtactgaaggaaagcaaaagcacagtTAGACTGAGAAATTGCAacctgtgtgtgtgcacagggaTGTCCAGCCTGTGATGGGGAAATACAAGAGGGTGGAAGTCCAAGGGCACCTGTACAGCACAGCTGGGATGCTGCACTGATGGAGTACACTGTCCTCTGCAATAGGCAGAATACTGGGGCAAGCATCATCtagagagagatggagaagcCAATCTTCATTAGTTTTGAGTGCCACCAGCTCCCAGTGCTTCCTTCCTGGGCTGGTACCACATCTCAAACATCTACCTTCTCAAACCCTTGTGGTTTCAGTACAGAAGGCTAAATAGAGATTTTGTtcatcctctcctctcccacagGGTGGGTGGTGGGTCACACCCACTGTCTAATCCTAGGCAAGAGGCTCAATGATATCAGCCTATGTCAAAACAAGTAAAACCTAGGAATTTGGGCTCCTGGTCTTATGTTGTCTGATTTAAGAGGGGGACTGCTCAAACACCTTGGCAAAAAAATGTCTTATCCAGTATTGAGGCACATTGCTAGAAGGCAAGATAGAAGTTGGCATTACACTGCCAAGGGAGACAACTTCAATTTTTAGGCCTGTCAGTCCAGTATGCATCAGATAATCGAAACATTTGACAGCAGAATAAGCCCATAACCCTGTTTCAATAGGACCATGTAGATACTTTCCCAAAGTCAATATCAAGATTGATTGGAAACTCCTCAAAAGCAAGTGCAGCAATAGCATTTCTTGCTAGTGAATCAATCGTTACCATTGATGAGTAGAATTAATGACTGTATATGGTAGAAGAATGGGTCAGAGTGAACCAACACAGGTAGGGGCAGCAGGTTCTCTATATGAAAAGCTGATCTGCTTATTAAGGGGTGAGAGAATCAGATACTTCAAGGCTGAAGGTGATGTAAAATTGACTGGAGATGCtgataagcattttttttttggtcatgttGTGATTCTGCTGTCTGCAGCCTTAGAGCACATACAGGAAAGTTGTCAAAAAGTGCTGCACCACATGAATGTATGTAAAGCACTTTTTTAGAGCTTTTGTCTGGGAGGAAGGGATAATATAGTCAAGTGGAGGCTGCATTAATGTCACTTCTGTAGCTTTTGCTTATTTCAGGAGCTGCTCATACACTTGGAAAATTCAGCAACGTGTTATGCAAAATGAACTTTCTCATTTCCAggcttttcctttgaaaagtatttcagttaagtatgacttttcattttgtgaTGCCTATGGAAGTTATTGCTTCTCACTGAATTGCAGGTTTATGGCAAACTCAGGTATTTTTTACATCGTAGTTTGTAACAAGGAGCATGCTTGATGTATCAGACATTGGACAGGACTTACAGCAGGAGCTAGACAGCTAAGGGATGAAAAAGCTCACAGAAGATGCCTGTGCAATAACCACCTGCCTTGTCactataaagaaagaaaaacaagtgtaTAATTGAGGTCCTTTGTTTGAATAGCTGATACTTCAGTCAGAGGAACCAGTTGCATGCTTGTCCTGcgttcagctgtaacagttatttttccccttaatagctggtgcagtgctgtgttttcagctttagtctgagaacaatgacaacacaccgatggttttagttgttgctaagtaatgcataccccgatcaaggactttttcagtgtcgaggggcacaagaagccgggaggaaacagagacaggacacctgacccacactagccaaaggggtattccataccacagcacatcatgcctagtacagaaactggggagagttacccagaaggcccagattgctgctcgggtcgggctgggtatcggtcggcggaTGATGAggaattgtattgtgcatcacttaagtttattgttttccttttccccttttagttttctattctctccccttgttttttcccttatcattattattattcatggtagtagtagtgggtttgtattataccttagttactggactgttcttatctcaacctgtgcaatttacattctttcgattctcctccccattgctctgggagcaggggggaagaagagggggagtgagcgagcagctgcgtggtgctgagttaccagctggacttaaaccacaacagtcaTTTGTGGCATGCAACATGGGGCTCAAAGGGTTGAAATAACAATAgatggtttagtgcaaggtgtccctgcccatggcggaggggttggaactagatgatcttaaggtcctttccaaccctaactgttcaatagaatcatagaatcatagaatcatagaatagtaagggttggaaaggaccttaagatcatctagttccaacccccctgccatgggcagggacacctcgccctaaaccacgtggcccaaggctctgtccaacctggccttgaacaccgccagggatggagcatccacaacctccctgggcaacccattccagtgcttcaccaccctctctgtaaagaacttcctccttatatctaatctaaacttcccctgtttaagtttgaagccattaccccttgtcctaccactacagtccctaaggaagagtccctccccagcatccttgtaggcccccttcagatactggaaggctgctatgaggtctccacgcagccttctcttctccaggctgaacagccccaactctctcagcctgtcttcgtacgggaggcactccagccctcttatcatccttgtggccctcctctggactcacttcaacagctctatgtcctttttatgttgcGGACACCAGAACGgtatgcagtactccaaatgaggtctcacaagagcagagtagaggggcaggatcacctcctttgaccttctggtcacgcttcttttgatgcagcccaggatccccgactccaaaagccgaggggttgacctcaagtctcccctggagctttaTGCCAGAGGCTacaggtaggaccattctctcCGGCTgcagtgtaaagcacatttttcacatcttcacatctggcccggtccggactggtccaggggctactgcatgaactgtctctcgtttaatttgttcaaaggcttgttgttgcttagggtcccatttgaaatcattcttcttccaggtcatgtgatagagagggcttacaatcagactgtaatttgggatgtgcattctccagaaccccacaacacctaagaaagcttgtgtttctttcttgttagttggtggagacattgctgttatcttgttgatcacatctgtggggatctggcgatgtccatcttgccattttattcctaaacattgaatctcctgtgcaggtcccttgaccttactccgttttatggcaaaactggccttcagcaggatttggattattttcctccctttctcaaaaacttcttctgctgNNNNNNNNNNNNNNNNNNNNNNNNNNNNNNNNNNNNNNNNNNNNNNNNNNNNNNNNNNNNNNNNNNNNNNNNNNNNNNNNNNNNNNNNNNNNNNNNNNNNNNNNNNNNNNNNNNNNNNNNNNNNNNNNNNNNNNNNNNNNNNNNNNNNNNNNNNNNNNNNNNNNNNNNNNNNNNNNNNNNNNNNNNNNNNNNNNNNNNNNNNNNNNNNNNNNNNNNNNNNNNNNNNNNNNNNNNNNNNNNNNNNNNNNNNNNNNNNNNNNNNNNNNNNNNNNNNNNNNNNNNNNNNNNNNNNNNNNNNNNNNNNNNNNNNNNNNNNNNNNNNNNNNNNNNNNNNNNNNNNNNNNNNNNNNNNNNNNNNNNNNNNNNNNNNNNNNNNNNNNNNNNNNNNNNNNNNNNNNNNNNNNNNNNNNNNNNNNNNNNNNNNNNNNNNNNNNNNNNNNNNNNNNNNNNNNNNNNNNNNNNNNNNNNNNNNNNNNNNNNNNNNNNNNNNNNNNNNNNNNNNNNNNNNNNNNNNNNNNNNNNNNNNNNNNNNNNNNNNNNNNNNNNNNNNNNNNNNNNNNNNNNNNNNNNNNNNNNNNNNNNNNNNNNNNNNNNNNNNNNNNNNNNNNNNNNNNNNNNNNNNNNN from Strigops habroptila isolate Jane chromosome W, bStrHab1.2.pri, whole genome shotgun sequence encodes:
- the LOC115619268 gene encoding LOW QUALITY PROTEIN: purine nucleoside phosphorylase-like (The sequence of the model RefSeq protein was modified relative to this genomic sequence to represent the inferred CDS: deleted 1 base in 1 codon), whose product is MYHEPFFYYRMKTHPKTAIICGSRLGGLADVLDNKTVFLYEDIPHFPQSTAPGHLGRLVFGELNGQLCVCRQGRFHYYEGYSISTVTFPIRVFFLLGVEILIVTNAAGGLNPHFQVGDIMFIRDYISIFGLGGQNPLHGPNDERFGVRFPCMSDTYEQDLLGLAMESAQELGIVSFTQEGIYCQLAGPSYETIAECRVLQALGVDAVGMSTLPEVIVARHCGLQFFGISVTTNRVVMSYDNHEKANHKKALHISVVRAEALQKLVTRLLGKVGENTNPL